In the genome of Alkalibaculum bacchi, one region contains:
- a CDS encoding PTS fructose transporter subunit EIIC, with protein sequence MLELLKDTRKHLVTGVSYMLPFVVAGGVLLALSVMLSGTPSAPESGILKDIWDIGVGGMSLFVPIMGGFIAFSMVDRPGIAPGAIGAYLANSIGAGFLGGMLAGILAGIVVYYLKRIKVPPIMRSIMPIFIIPLVGTFVVGGLIVWVLGIPIAALMTALTTWLSGMSGTSKIVLGIILGSMIAFDMGGPLNKVAFGFAVGLVATNPQVMAAVGVAICTPPLGLALATFIAPKKFTTEEKESGKAAIIMGLIGITEGAIPFAAADPLRVIPSIMVGGAAGSVTSLLLNAANHAPWGGWIVLPVVENIFGYIIATIVGVVVTALMVSALKKPASELPIDTQEDLGDELDIDFE encoded by the coding sequence ATGTTAGAATTATTAAAAGATACGCGAAAACATTTAGTTACTGGTGTATCTTACATGTTGCCATTTGTCGTTGCCGGTGGTGTACTATTAGCTCTTTCCGTTATGTTGTCAGGAACTCCATCAGCTCCTGAAAGCGGTATCTTAAAAGATATTTGGGATATCGGTGTAGGAGGTATGTCGCTGTTTGTTCCAATAATGGGTGGATTTATTGCATTTTCTATGGTAGATAGACCTGGTATCGCTCCTGGTGCAATAGGCGCATACCTTGCCAATTCTATTGGAGCAGGTTTCCTTGGTGGTATGCTTGCAGGTATCTTAGCAGGTATTGTAGTATACTATTTAAAAAGAATTAAAGTTCCGCCAATTATGCGCTCTATTATGCCAATTTTCATCATTCCTTTAGTGGGAACTTTTGTTGTAGGTGGATTAATTGTATGGGTTTTAGGAATTCCTATTGCAGCACTAATGACTGCTTTAACAACATGGTTAAGTGGAATGTCTGGTACAAGTAAGATTGTTCTTGGAATCATCTTAGGTTCTATGATTGCCTTTGATATGGGTGGTCCACTAAATAAAGTTGCCTTTGGTTTTGCCGTTGGTTTAGTTGCCACAAATCCACAAGTTATGGCCGCTGTTGGTGTAGCTATATGTACTCCTCCACTTGGTTTAGCTTTGGCTACATTTATCGCACCAAAGAAATTTACTACAGAAGAAAAAGAAAGTGGAAAAGCAGCCATTATAATGGGCTTAATTGGTATTACAGAAGGTGCTATACCTTTTGCTGCAGCAGATCCACTAAGAGTAATCCCTTCTATTATGGTTGGTGGCGCTGCTGGCTCTGTAACATCCCTATTATTAAATGCGGCAAATCATGCTCCATGGGGTGGTTGGATTGTTTTACCTGTAGTTGAAAATATTTTTGGGTATATTATTGCAACTATTGTAGGTGTTGTCGTTACTGCTTTAATGGTGAGCGCGCTTAAAAAACCAGCGAGTGAATTACCTATCGATACGCAAGAAGACTTAGGCGATGAATTAGATATTGACTTTGAATAA
- a CDS encoding PTS fructose-like transporter subunit IIB, producing MKIIAVTSCPSGVAHTYMAAEAIEKAAKAADIEVKVETQGSIGIENELTASDVAEADAVILTKDMDIKNTDRFKNKTIVKVSIGDAIKKAPAIMQKIKEHVEKKNS from the coding sequence ATGAAAATTATAGCTGTTACATCTTGTCCATCAGGTGTAGCTCATACGTATATGGCTGCGGAAGCAATTGAAAAAGCAGCAAAAGCTGCAGATATCGAAGTTAAAGTAGAAACACAAGGATCAATCGGTATCGAAAATGAATTGACTGCTAGTGATGTAGCTGAAGCAGATGCTGTTATTCTCACAAAAGATATGGACATTAAAAATACAGATCGATTCAAGAACAAGACTATTGTTAAAGTTTCTATAGGGGATGCTATTAAAAAAGCACCTGCTATTATGCAAAAAATCAAAGAACATGTAGAAAAGAAAAACTCATAA
- a CDS encoding type I phosphomannose isomerase catalytic subunit, with the protein MKKSKKSIIKLEPSVKEHIWGGTKLKEKYDKKSNNKIISETWELSAHKDGPSIIASGKYKGVKFNEYISIMGHEILGSKSERYTDLPILIKFIDTADDLSVQVHPDDEYALKYEKDYGKNEIWYVVDCESDSYLYCGFSKDISKDEIRQRISDGTLLEVLNKVPVFKGQNIFIKTGTVHAIGKGLLICEIQQSSNVTYRLFDYNRIDKNGEKRPLHIDKALDVIDCKKFEIDQINKDEPTTAEKSLDYQKLIECEYFSVERYSIQDHIELYGKKDSFISIVVTEGEGSIYAEGEKLDFKSTDCFLIPAGESKIEIIGKCTFLKVHL; encoded by the coding sequence ATGAAGAAGTCAAAGAAAAGCATTATAAAGTTAGAACCATCTGTAAAAGAACACATATGGGGTGGTACAAAGCTTAAGGAAAAGTACGATAAGAAATCTAATAATAAAATTATATCTGAAACATGGGAGCTATCTGCACATAAAGATGGTCCTAGTATTATTGCATCTGGTAAATATAAAGGAGTAAAATTTAATGAATATATTTCTATTATGGGACATGAGATTTTAGGCTCCAAATCTGAACGCTATACGGATTTACCTATACTCATTAAGTTCATTGATACAGCAGATGACTTATCGGTGCAGGTTCATCCAGATGATGAATACGCATTAAAATATGAAAAAGATTATGGTAAGAATGAAATATGGTATGTTGTGGATTGTGAGTCTGACTCCTATTTGTACTGTGGCTTTAGCAAAGATATTAGTAAAGATGAAATAAGGCAAAGAATAAGTGACGGTACCCTTTTAGAAGTATTAAATAAAGTTCCAGTCTTTAAAGGACAAAATATATTTATTAAAACGGGTACAGTTCACGCTATTGGAAAAGGATTATTAATTTGTGAAATACAACAAAGTTCCAATGTTACTTATAGGCTCTTTGATTACAATAGGATCGATAAAAATGGAGAAAAGAGACCATTGCACATTGATAAAGCTTTAGATGTAATAGATTGTAAAAAGTTTGAAATAGATCAAATCAATAAAGATGAACCTACAACAGCTGAAAAAAGTTTAGATTATCAAAAATTAATAGAATGTGAGTATTTCTCTGTTGAAAGGTATTCTATTCAAGATCATATTGAACTTTATGGTAAGAAGGATTCATTTATATCAATTGTTGTTACAGAAGGTGAAGGTAGTATTTACGCAGAGGGCGAAAAGCTTGATTTTAAATCTACAGATTGTTTCCTTATCCCTGCTGGTGAAAGTAAAATAGAGATTATAGGTAAATGTACTTTTTTAAAAGTACATCTTTAA
- the rsmA gene encoding 16S rRNA (adenine(1518)-N(6)/adenine(1519)-N(6))-dimethyltransferase RsmA, with protein sequence MERLTSPRMIHDIQKKYDFHFSKRYGQNFLTDGNIIEKILEGADIQEEDYILEIGPGIGTMTQYLCERSAHVLAVEIDQKLIPILNDTLRDYSNKTILNEDVLRINLKEELKKVSDKPFKVIANLPYYITSEIIMNLLERDLPIESITVMVQREVAERMIAPPGKKDYGALSVAVQFYSKPQIVTIVPKTVFMPQPKVESAVINLKILDEPPVEAQKEVFFKVVKASFSMRRKTLLNCLSNGLNMDRQKVIEVLEKCDIDGKRRGETLSLKEFAKIANEITV encoded by the coding sequence ATGGAGAGACTGACGTCCCCAAGGATGATTCACGACATACAAAAAAAATATGACTTTCATTTTAGTAAGCGCTATGGACAAAATTTTCTAACGGATGGAAATATTATAGAGAAGATTTTAGAAGGAGCAGATATTCAAGAAGAAGATTATATATTAGAAATTGGGCCTGGAATAGGAACTATGACTCAGTATCTGTGTGAAAGGTCAGCACACGTTTTAGCAGTAGAAATCGATCAAAAATTGATCCCTATATTAAATGATACTTTACGTGATTATTCAAACAAAACTATTCTCAATGAAGACGTATTAAGAATTAATTTAAAAGAAGAATTAAAGAAGGTTTCAGACAAGCCTTTTAAGGTTATTGCGAATTTGCCCTATTATATTACCTCTGAGATCATCATGAATCTTTTAGAAAGAGACCTACCTATTGAAAGCATTACAGTAATGGTACAAAGGGAAGTGGCAGAGAGAATGATTGCTCCTCCTGGAAAGAAAGATTATGGTGCTTTATCTGTAGCAGTACAATTCTATTCTAAGCCTCAAATCGTAACAATTGTGCCAAAGACCGTATTTATGCCTCAACCTAAAGTGGAATCTGCAGTAATCAACTTAAAGATTTTAGATGAACCTCCAGTTGAAGCTCAAAAAGAGGTCTTTTTTAAAGTAGTTAAAGCTTCTTTCTCAATGAGGAGAAAAACCCTGTTAAATTGCCTTTCAAATGGCTTAAATATGGACAGACAAAAGGTAATAGAAGTATTAGAAAAGTGTGATATTGATGGCAAAAGAAGAGGAGAGACCTTGAGTTTGAAGGAGTTTGCAAAGATTGCAAATGAGATTACTGTGTAA
- the rnmV gene encoding ribonuclease M5, with product MIQELVVVEGKDDISAVKRAVEADVVCTHGFGLTEDILKVIENAAKTRGVIVFTDPDYAGDKIRRYIDKRVPNCKHAYLPRHLGKKGDNIGIENATPESIFEALSKVQTLVDNETTFTLQDMFEFGLNGEGSKDKRRFVGEKLGIGYCNSKQFVNRLNNYGITIEQLLEVINQYK from the coding sequence ATGATACAGGAATTGGTTGTAGTAGAAGGTAAGGATGATATCTCTGCCGTCAAAAGAGCAGTAGAGGCAGATGTAGTATGTACCCATGGGTTTGGGCTTACGGAAGACATTTTAAAGGTAATTGAAAATGCAGCAAAAACAAGAGGAGTCATTGTGTTTACAGATCCAGACTATGCTGGAGATAAAATTAGAAGATATATAGATAAAAGGGTTCCTAATTGCAAACATGCGTATTTACCAAGGCATCTAGGAAAAAAAGGAGATAATATTGGTATTGAGAATGCCACTCCAGAGTCTATTTTTGAAGCCTTATCTAAAGTGCAGACTTTAGTAGACAATGAGACCACTTTTACATTGCAGGATATGTTTGAATTTGGCCTAAATGGAGAAGGTAGTAAGGATAAAAGAAGATTCGTTGGAGAAAAATTAGGCATTGGATACTGTAATAGTAAACAATTTGTTAATCGACTGAATAATTACGGTATTACTATAGAACAGTTGCTAGAAGTTATTAACCAATACAAATAG
- a CDS encoding manganese efflux pump MntP family protein encodes MTSLILTTALALSMDAFAVAVSCGVSKRARDTFTQAKIGAYFGIFQALMPVLGWILASRFSEYIRSYDHWIAFILLGFIGIKMIRESRDNTCEDVGDLTTKHLVTLAIATSIDALAAGISFAVLDTNIFLAAVAIGLITFMLSFLGAKFGEKLGCQFQQGAEVFGGVILVAIGTKILIEHLFF; translated from the coding sequence ATGACATCATTAATATTGACAACTGCCTTAGCCTTATCTATGGATGCATTTGCAGTGGCAGTGTCCTGCGGTGTTTCCAAAAGAGCAAGAGATACTTTTACTCAAGCAAAAATTGGCGCTTATTTTGGCATTTTCCAAGCATTAATGCCTGTATTAGGTTGGATTCTTGCATCGAGGTTTTCTGAGTATATTCGAAGCTATGATCATTGGATTGCTTTTATTTTATTGGGATTTATAGGGATTAAGATGATAAGAGAATCTAGGGATAATACGTGTGAGGATGTTGGGGATTTAACTACAAAACATCTAGTAACATTAGCAATTGCTACTAGCATTGATGCTTTAGCAGCTGGGATTAGTTTTGCTGTACTAGATACAAATATCTTTCTAGCAGCTGTAGCTATTGGCCTTATTACCTTTATGCTATCTTTTTTAGGGGCTAAGTTTGGCGAAAAATTAGGATGCCAATTTCAGCAAGGAGCTGAAGTCTTCGGAGGTGTTATATTGGTAGCAATAGGTACGAAAATATTAATAGAACATTTATTCTTCTAG
- a CDS encoding HAD-IA family hydrolase: MTYKCVIFDFDGTIADTEHHVFDIYNQLAEKYRYKRMSKDDVQGAKSLSFWEFVKSIGVSYIHLPRLLKEGQHLLKGSIETVEPFQDNMKDILLEIKQKVDLMGILTANSTKNVQMFLSNHDLELFDFIESSTFTGKKRKINSLCKKYKLSKEEILYVGDEIRDIHACNDADVKCAVVTWGYNYLETLRAHRPDYIITDLSDLIKIIS; encoded by the coding sequence ATGACGTATAAGTGTGTAATATTTGATTTTGATGGTACCATAGCCGATACGGAACATCATGTTTTTGATATATACAATCAATTAGCAGAAAAATATAGATATAAGAGAATGTCAAAAGACGACGTTCAAGGGGCTAAAAGCTTAAGTTTTTGGGAGTTTGTAAAGTCTATTGGCGTATCTTACATTCATCTGCCAAGACTGTTAAAAGAAGGTCAACACTTGTTAAAGGGAAGTATCGAGACTGTAGAACCATTTCAAGATAATATGAAAGATATTTTATTAGAAATTAAACAAAAAGTAGATTTAATGGGGATATTAACAGCGAATAGCACAAAAAATGTACAGATGTTTCTTTCCAATCACGATTTAGAGCTATTTGATTTTATAGAATCCTCTACATTCACAGGTAAAAAGAGAAAAATCAATTCTCTATGCAAAAAATATAAGCTGTCTAAAGAGGAGATTCTCTATGTAGGCGACGAAATTAGAGATATCCATGCGTGTAATGATGCTGATGTTAAATGTGCTGTAGTAACTTGGGGGTATAACTATCTTGAGACCCTAAGAGCCCATCGTCCAGACTATATCATTACAGATTTAAGTGACTTAATAAAAATTATTTCATGA
- a CDS encoding RNA polymerase sigma factor produces the protein MHNLAVKFLNEDKENIKIYSKAINSQEQYHIDILVDRFYNYMFKLYFISYIEKSLKLKSLEFKRKINKLKEREIYVLNILDDGFEEERINTIADKSINIIDEICSEADIKNMSSNTKLNEAIQNITSKQRTILFMRYIQDKEEKQIAKELNLSKQAVNKVKLAGLKNIRDYLGGDIYGRVI, from the coding sequence ATGCATAATTTAGCAGTAAAATTTTTAAACGAAGATAAAGAAAATATAAAAATATATTCTAAAGCAATAAACTCTCAAGAACAGTATCACATCGATATATTGGTTGATAGATTTTATAATTATATGTTTAAACTATATTTTATTAGCTATATTGAAAAATCTCTAAAATTAAAATCATTAGAATTCAAAAGAAAAATAAACAAATTAAAAGAAAGAGAAATATATGTTTTAAATATCCTAGATGATGGATTTGAAGAAGAAAGAATTAACACTATAGCAGATAAATCAATAAACATAATTGATGAAATATGTAGTGAAGCAGACATAAAAAATATGTCATCCAATACAAAGTTAAATGAAGCGATTCAAAATATTACAAGCAAACAAAGAACGATATTATTCATGCGCTATATCCAGGATAAAGAAGAAAAACAAATCGCTAAAGAATTAAATTTATCTAAGCAAGCTGTAAATAAAGTTAAGCTTGCTGGATTAAAAAATATAAGAGATTATCTAGGGGGTGACATATATGGAAGAGTTATTTAG
- a CDS encoding YvrJ family protein, whose translation MEELFSDYLGNIAFPILVTAFLLTRIEKKLDVLNTTIIDLMELVIKHSNNFKGGI comes from the coding sequence ATGGAAGAGTTATTTAGCGACTATCTAGGTAATATAGCCTTTCCAATTTTGGTAACTGCTTTTTTGCTTACCAGAATAGAAAAAAAGTTAGATGTATTAAATACGACTATTATAGATCTTATGGAGCTCGTCATTAAGCATAGTAATAATTTTAAAGGGGGTATTTAA
- a CDS encoding helix-turn-helix domain-containing protein, whose product MSTSDLRKLCELAKEGDEQAIRQIIAKFEPLIYKNSYINGEIDPDCIQELMIKLYNCVKKFEFKTKEEIEKYLDID is encoded by the coding sequence ATGAGTACTTCTGACCTAAGAAAATTATGCGAATTAGCAAAAGAAGGTGATGAACAAGCTATTAGACAAATAATAGCTAAGTTTGAGCCCCTAATATATAAGAATAGCTATATTAACGGGGAGATTGATCCTGATTGCATCCAAGAATTAATGATTAAATTATATAACTGTGTTAAAAAATTTGAATTTAAAACAAAGGAAGAAATCGAAAAATATCTAGATATAGATTGA